Below is a genomic region from Ferrovibrio sp. MS7.
GCCGGCCGGCTGCAGGTGCTGCTCGGCGAACGCGCCGCGTCCAATGCCTTCATGCCAAAAACCTATGTGTTCCCCGGCGGCCGGCTGGATCTGGCGGATTACCGCGTGCGTCCCGCCGCGCCGCTGAATGCCGCCACCGCTGCCCGCTTTGCCCGCGCCCGCATCACCGGGCCGCGCAAGGCGCTGGCCCTGGCGCTGGCCGCCATCCGGGAGACCTTCGAGGAAACCGGCCTGCGCCTCGCCAGCCCGGCCAGCCGCAGCATCAGGGGCGAACTGCCCCAGGGCTGGGCGGAATTCTGCGCCGCCGGCCTGGCTCCCGACCCCTCCACCCTGGCCTATGTCTGCCGCGCGGTGACGCCGCCGAAGCGCCCGCGCCGCTTCGATGCCCGCTTCTTCGCCGCCCCGGCCAGCGTCGCCAGCGGCGAGCTGCGCCCTTCCGAAGAACTCGGCAACCTGCTCTGGATCACGCCCGACGATGCCGTCCGGCTCGACCTGCCGCCGATCACCCAGGAAGTGCTGCGCCGCCTGCCCGACTGGCTGGCCGAACCGGCTTTGCATAATCCCGATCTGGGCATCCCGTATTTCCGGCGCGGCTATTCCGGTCGCGACACGATGATTCTGGAATGACCGGGATTCTGGAATGACCGGAATTCTGGAATGAGTGATCAGGAAAGCCAGCTGCCGCCTTTCGCCCGGCCGGAACAGGGCTTTCCGTCGCTCGAGCCCGGGACCCGCCCGGTACGCCCACGCGATGCCGCCAGCCTGGTGCTGCTGCGCCGCCGGCTTTCGGGCTCCTGGGAAGTGCTGCTCGGCCGCCGCGCCGGCAAGCACCGTTTCCTGCCCAATGTCTATGCCTTTCCAGGCGGCCGGGTTGACTTGAGCGACAAGTCAGATACTCACCACAAGCCATTGGATAAGAACACGGAAAGTCGTTTGCTTAAACACGGATGTTCAATCCGTGAGGCGCAGGCTCTGGGCATCGCCGCTGCACGTGAAACCTGGGAAGAGACCGGGCTGGCGCTGGGGCCTTTGGTGTCAGGCAACCTGCAGCCGGATCTCTCCGGCCTGGCCTATCTCTGCCGCGCCATCACCCCGGCGCAGAGCCCGATCCGCTTCCATGCCCGCTTCTTCGTCGCCGATGCCGAGGCCGCCTCGGGCCAGCTTGGTGGCTCGGGCGAACTGCTCGACCTGAGCTTCCGGCCGCTCGACGACGCCCTGGCGCTACCGCTGGCGGATATCACCGAGTTCGTGCTGACCCAGCTTAAAGGCCTGGAAAGCCTGTCTCAGC
It encodes:
- a CDS encoding NUDIX hydrolase, whose protein sequence is MTETIKKPSPPIRDAATLILYRFEAGRLQVLLGERAASNAFMPKTYVFPGGRLDLADYRVRPAAPLNAATAARFARARITGPRKALALALAAIRETFEETGLRLASPASRSIRGELPQGWAEFCAAGLAPDPSTLAYVCRAVTPPKRPRRFDARFFAAPASVASGELRPSEELGNLLWITPDDAVRLDLPPITQEVLRRLPDWLAEPALHNPDLGIPYFRRGYSGRDTMILE
- a CDS encoding NUDIX hydrolase produces the protein MSDQESQLPPFARPEQGFPSLEPGTRPVRPRDAASLVLLRRRLSGSWEVLLGRRAGKHRFLPNVYAFPGGRVDLSDKSDTHHKPLDKNTESRLLKHGCSIREAQALGIAAARETWEETGLALGPLVSGNLQPDLSGLAYLCRAITPAQSPIRFHARFFVADAEAASGQLGGSGELLDLSFRPLDDALALPLADITEFVLTQLKGLESLSQPARTAFWRYRAGRPVVSWEG